In the genome of Pseudomonadota bacterium, one region contains:
- a CDS encoding inositol monophosphatase codes for MNISQIKRTGIAAAYKGGAILKANFGKTPKITKKGAIDLVTESDIESEKVIIETIKNKFPSHAVLAEESGLKKGDAECLWIIDPLDGTTNFAHHLPIFAVSIAFALKGDIVAGIVFNPVTGELYTAAKGEGAFLNGIPIHVSTTEKLSDSLLVTGFPYNFKDIIGDIKTRFFNCLMATQGVRRLGSAALDLCYTAAGRFEGFFEQELKPWDTAAGLIIAKEAGGSVTDFSGNSFDIYQPEILATNGKIHEEILKLLELKG; via the coding sequence ATGAATATTAGCCAGATAAAAAGAACCGGTATTGCAGCTGCATATAAAGGTGGCGCGATACTGAAAGCAAATTTTGGTAAAACCCCCAAAATCACAAAGAAAGGTGCTATAGATCTTGTTACGGAATCGGATATAGAATCCGAGAAAGTAATCATAGAAACCATCAAAAACAAATTTCCATCACATGCTGTTTTGGCGGAAGAAAGCGGACTTAAAAAAGGGGATGCAGAATGTTTGTGGATTATTGATCCTCTTGATGGAACTACAAATTTTGCTCATCATCTACCAATTTTTGCCGTTTCCATAGCCTTTGCCTTAAAAGGTGATATTGTTGCAGGAATAGTTTTTAACCCTGTAACAGGGGAGCTTTATACAGCAGCAAAAGGCGAAGGAGCATTTTTAAACGGTATCCCAATTCATGTCTCAACTACTGAAAAGCTTTCAGACAGTTTGCTTGTGACCGGATTTCCTTATAATTTTAAGGATATTATTGGTGATATAAAAACCCGGTTTTTTAATTGCCTCATGGCAACCCAGGGGGTCAGAAGGCTTGGATCGGCAGCTCTGGACTTATGTTATACAGCAGCAGGACGGTTTGAGGGATTCTTTGAGCAAGAACTAAAACCTTGGGATACGGCAGCTGGCTTAATTATTGCTAAAGAAGCAGGAGGGTCGGTTACCGATTTTTCAGGAAATTCGTTTGATATATATCAACCGGAAATTCTGGCAACAAATGGCAAAATACACGAAGAAATATTAAAGTTGCTTGAATTAAAAGGATAA
- a CDS encoding UDP-glucuronosyltransferase, translating to MKILYGLPSEGMGHATRSNVIISHLVKHHDVRIVTSDRAYLFLKDRFPDRVFEIKGFHLAYKNGKVSKYNSASMLLKTGPKDLITNFNKYWEVHKEFKPDLVISDFDSFAFFFAKFNKTPLISIDNIQVLNRCELDFAIPKSEKSNYRFAKNIVKAKVPNANYYLITSFFNAQTIKKNTSLVPPILRNKILNTHSKPGEHILVYQTSASQNNVIPVLNQLSKTNFVVYGFNKSEHCNNVTLKEFSEDDFIEDLSSAKAVIANGGFSLLSEAVYLKKPVCSVPIKGQFEQYVNAAYIEKCGYGRHFNEFSSDSIKAFLFDVDIFQHNINQYKQDGNNETFKKLDEIIAMATK from the coding sequence TTGAAAATATTGTACGGGTTGCCAAGCGAGGGAATGGGGCATGCCACTCGTAGTAATGTTATCATATCGCACCTGGTAAAACACCACGATGTGAGGATAGTAACCAGCGACAGGGCATACCTGTTTCTAAAAGATCGCTTTCCCGACAGGGTTTTTGAAATAAAGGGTTTTCACCTTGCCTATAAGAATGGAAAAGTTTCAAAATATAATTCTGCATCAATGCTTTTAAAAACCGGACCGAAGGATCTGATTACCAATTTCAATAAATATTGGGAGGTCCATAAAGAGTTCAAGCCGGATTTGGTTATATCCGATTTTGACTCTTTTGCCTTTTTCTTTGCCAAATTCAATAAAACGCCGTTAATCAGCATTGATAATATACAGGTACTAAACCGCTGTGAACTCGACTTTGCTATCCCAAAATCGGAAAAAAGCAACTATCGCTTTGCCAAAAATATTGTTAAGGCAAAGGTGCCCAATGCAAACTATTATTTAATTACTTCGTTTTTCAATGCTCAAACCATCAAAAAAAATACTTCTCTTGTTCCTCCTATTTTAAGAAATAAAATACTTAACACACATAGTAAACCAGGAGAACACATCCTTGTTTATCAAACTTCGGCAAGCCAAAACAATGTTATCCCGGTTTTAAACCAGCTTTCCAAAACAAATTTTGTCGTTTATGGATTTAATAAAAGTGAACATTGCAACAATGTCACTTTAAAAGAATTCAGTGAGGATGATTTTATTGAAGATCTTTCTTCAGCAAAGGCGGTAATTGCAAATGGCGGGTTCTCCCTTCTAAGCGAAGCGGTTTATTTAAAAAAACCGGTTTGCAGTGTTCCGATAAAAGGACAATTTGAACAATATGTGAATGCGGCATATATTGAAAAGTGCGGATATGGAAGACATTTTAATGAATTTTCTTCTGATTCGATAAAAGCATTTCTTTTTGATGTAGATATTTTTCAGCACAATATCAATCAGTATAAACAAGACGGCAACAATGAAACATTTAAAAAGCTTGATGAAATTATTGCTATGGCTACAAAGTAG
- a CDS encoding M20/M25/M40 family metallo-hydrolase produces MINSKRLADTFRFLVGIDSVSKQEGKIAFELKKIFESMGAKTAFDNAGEIIGSDTGNLFVKFTGDKKAPPLLLNAHMDTVEPGRGIMPVLKDGVFTSDGNTILGADDKSAIAILIEVMTVLKEKNIGFGPIEIVLTICEEIGLLGAKHLDTSLINAKYGYALDATDTEGIVTRAPGANRLEFIIHGRDAHAGAAPEKGINAILLAGKAIAGLEIGRIDHETTCNLGIIKGGVATNIVPSYVSIKGEVRSHNNEKLKEVTNKIISSFENVVKNYQRNSSDALPRVDIIVDDDFSSTNIPENHTVVNLAKQAAANLGRNMITKITGGGADANIFFAKGIMTGVIGTGMIDMHTVRESVKVDDMVKTGELLLEIIKLHSISIPG; encoded by the coding sequence ATGATAAACAGCAAAAGGCTTGCTGATACATTCCGCTTTCTTGTCGGGATAGACAGTGTTTCAAAACAGGAAGGTAAGATTGCTTTCGAATTAAAAAAGATTTTTGAATCCATGGGGGCTAAAACCGCTTTTGACAATGCGGGAGAAATTATCGGAAGCGATACCGGGAATTTGTTTGTAAAGTTTACCGGCGATAAAAAGGCCCCTCCCCTACTCTTGAATGCGCATATGGATACCGTTGAACCCGGAAGAGGTATTATGCCTGTATTAAAAGACGGTGTTTTTACAAGTGACGGTAATACAATACTTGGAGCCGACGATAAAAGCGCAATAGCAATACTGATAGAAGTAATGACGGTTCTTAAGGAAAAAAATATAGGATTTGGACCGATTGAGATAGTTTTGACCATATGTGAAGAAATCGGACTGCTGGGCGCAAAACATCTTGATACGAGCCTTATAAACGCCAAATACGGATATGCCCTTGATGCCACTGACACGGAAGGTATAGTTACACGCGCTCCGGGCGCTAACAGGCTTGAGTTTATAATTCACGGGCGGGATGCTCATGCAGGGGCAGCTCCTGAAAAGGGCATAAATGCTATACTTCTTGCCGGAAAAGCAATCGCCGGGCTTGAGATTGGACGTATCGACCATGAAACAACATGTAATCTTGGAATAATAAAAGGTGGAGTTGCAACAAATATCGTTCCAAGTTACGTCAGCATTAAGGGTGAAGTCAGAAGTCATAATAATGAAAAACTTAAAGAAGTCACAAATAAAATAATATCTTCATTTGAAAATGTTGTGAAAAATTACCAGAGAAATTCATCCGATGCCCTTCCAAGAGTGGACATTATTGTGGATGATGATTTTTCAAGCACAAACATCCCCGAAAACCATACGGTTGTAAATTTAGCCAAACAAGCCGCCGCCAATCTTGGAAGAAATATGATAACAAAAATCACAGGCGGCGGAGCGGATGCCAACATATTTTTTGCAAAAGGTATTATGACAGGAGTTATAGGCACCGGCATGATAGATATGCATACTGTGCGCGAATCGGTTAAAGTAGATGATATGGTAAAAACCGGCGAACTTTTACTTGAGATTATAAAACTTCATTCAATTTCTATCCCAGGCTGA
- the larC gene encoding nickel pincer cofactor biosynthesis protein LarC, translating into MIAYFDCFSGISGDMTLAAFIDLGVPVDWLIEHIKNIPLNDFDLSVSSVSKNGISAKQIEVKIAKFGTSRNYSQILSLLSESSLLADVKEMSISVFEVIAEAEAMIHACPKALVHFHELGGVDSIVDIVGTALCINYLGITKLYSSKIPMSSGFVNCQHGTIPVPPPAVLSILKDVAVYGVDIKKEIVTPTGAAIVKALCQSFGNFPDMLVDKTGYGAGKYDLGHIPNLLRIITGRDNSQKYYEKDVVVQIETCIDDMNPEIFGFLMDRLFDEGVLDVYWSPVYMKKNRPGTKLYVICNYYNKDTVINRILSETTTTGVRYHELQRKKLARRQAEMETSYGMISVKCITNPDGTSRFVPEYEVCKKIALEKKIPIKNVYDNISKEIS; encoded by the coding sequence ATGATTGCATATTTTGACTGTTTTTCGGGGATAAGCGGAGATATGACTCTGGCAGCTTTTATTGATCTTGGCGTACCAGTTGATTGGCTAATAGAACATATTAAGAATATACCCCTAAATGATTTCGATTTGTCAGTATCAAGTGTTTCTAAAAACGGAATCAGCGCAAAACAAATTGAAGTTAAAATTGCCAAATTTGGCACATCAAGAAATTATTCCCAGATTTTATCTCTTCTTTCAGAAAGCTCGCTTTTGGCAGATGTTAAAGAAATGAGTATATCTGTTTTTGAAGTAATTGCCGAAGCTGAAGCTATGATACATGCATGTCCGAAAGCACTAGTACATTTTCATGAACTGGGCGGTGTTGATTCAATCGTTGATATTGTAGGAACAGCCCTTTGCATTAACTACCTTGGAATAACAAAGTTATATTCATCAAAAATTCCAATGAGCTCAGGCTTTGTAAACTGCCAGCACGGCACAATTCCGGTTCCGCCTCCTGCCGTGTTATCAATATTAAAAGATGTTGCCGTATATGGTGTTGATATAAAAAAGGAGATTGTCACACCTACCGGTGCCGCTATCGTTAAGGCCCTTTGCCAATCATTCGGAAACTTTCCCGATATGCTTGTAGATAAAACAGGCTATGGAGCTGGCAAATATGATCTTGGGCATATCCCAAATCTTTTAAGAATAATAACAGGAAGAGACAATTCACAAAAATACTATGAAAAGGATGTGGTAGTTCAGATAGAAACCTGCATAGATGACATGAATCCTGAAATTTTCGGGTTTTTAATGGATCGTCTGTTTGATGAAGGGGTTCTTGATGTTTACTGGTCGCCTGTTTACATGAAGAAAAACAGACCGGGAACAAAGCTGTATGTGATTTGCAACTATTACAATAAGGATACTGTAATTAACCGGATATTATCCGAAACTACTACAACAGGTGTCAGATATCACGAACTTCAAAGGAAAAAGCTGGCAAGACGACAGGCTGAAATGGAAACAAGCTATGGTATGATTTCGGTAAAATGTATCACAAATCCGGACGGTACCTCACGGTTTGTTCCTGAATACGAAGTATGCAAAAAGATAGCACTTGAGAAAAAAATCCCCATCAAAAACGTTTATGATAATATTTCAAAAGAGATATCATGA
- the rsmI gene encoding 16S rRNA (cytidine(1402)-2'-O)-methyltransferase — protein sequence MDNTETSVISGTLYVVATPIGNRDDITLRALKVLSNVDLIAAEDTRHTGNFLSFHNIKKSLISYHEYNEEKRTPDLIARLNAGASVALVTNAGTPLLSDPGFRLVKEAVAAGINIVPVPGVSAAIAALSISGLPTDSFIFIGFCPRKKQKRLDLLSEINKEKRTIVFYESPKRIIRFLEEVLDVMGERYCVLTRELTKIYEEIIRGTQAEILYILKQRPEIKGEITMLISGYKEKDDYSYDILVKELTESIYEQKTPLPVLSKEKAKKFGLSRKQVYEEALRIKKEVKE from the coding sequence ATGGATAATACAGAAACCTCAGTTATATCCGGCACTCTTTATGTTGTTGCAACTCCCATAGGAAACAGGGATGATATTACTTTAAGAGCATTAAAGGTTTTAAGTAATGTTGATCTTATTGCAGCAGAAGATACCCGCCATACAGGAAATTTTCTATCTTTTCATAATATAAAAAAAAGCCTGATATCTTATCACGAATATAATGAAGAAAAACGGACACCGGACTTGATTGCCAGGCTTAATGCAGGAGCATCTGTTGCGCTTGTTACTAATGCGGGCACACCGCTTTTATCCGATCCCGGATTTCGGCTGGTAAAAGAAGCTGTCGCTGCCGGAATAAACATTGTTCCGGTTCCCGGCGTATCCGCAGCCATAGCTGCTTTAAGTATTTCCGGGCTACCGACGGATTCTTTTATTTTTATCGGTTTTTGTCCCAGAAAAAAACAAAAACGTCTGGATCTGTTGAGTGAGATAAATAAAGAAAAAAGGACTATAGTATTTTACGAATCGCCAAAAAGAATTATACGGTTTCTCGAAGAAGTACTTGATGTAATGGGTGAGAGATATTGCGTTTTAACACGTGAACTGACCAAGATTTACGAAGAGATTATAAGAGGAACCCAGGCCGAAATACTTTATATTTTAAAGCAGCGCCCCGAAATAAAAGGGGAGATAACTATGCTGATATCCGGCTATAAAGAAAAAGATGATTATTCTTATGATATTCTAGTAAAGGAACTTACCGAAAGTATATATGAGCAAAAAACTCCATTGCCTGTTCTATCAAAAGAAAAAGCAAAAAAATTTGGTCTATCAAGAAAACAGGTTTATGAAGAAGCTTTAAGGATAAAAAAAGAAGTTAAAGAGTAG
- a CDS encoding YraN family protein, with translation MPSKDQLFGKEGESLAVLYLKKKGYKILEQNYRTKFGEIDIIAKEKNTLVFVEVKSRKTGGFGSPKYAVTPKKMKKISMVALYFLKITNQSGVKARFDVVAISPGVQEPEIEIIKNAFDLAYG, from the coding sequence ATGCCGTCAAAAGATCAACTTTTTGGAAAAGAAGGTGAATCTCTTGCCGTTTTATATCTCAAAAAAAAAGGATATAAAATACTTGAGCAAAATTATCGCACCAAATTCGGTGAAATTGATATAATTGCAAAAGAAAAAAACACCTTGGTATTTGTTGAAGTAAAATCCAGAAAAACCGGCGGGTTTGGAAGTCCCAAATACGCAGTGACTCCAAAAAAAATGAAAAAAATATCCATGGTTGCTCTTTACTTTTTAAAAATTACTAATCAAAGCGGTGTAAAAGCAAGATTTGATGTTGTAGCAATCAGTCCGGGAGTACAAGAACCTGAAATTGAAATAATAAAAAATGCGTTTGATCTTGCTTATGGATAA
- a CDS encoding ribonuclease HII yields MGNNLWAYELSAFEKGYRKIAGVDEAGRGPIAGPVVSAAVILPLSHAIEGVTDSKKLTPKKRNFLYNIIYERAISIGVGIIDPPEIERINILRASLLSMSIAVQNLKPKSDFLLIDGIFQIPYALSQQAIAHGDSLSLSIAAASIVAKVTRDRLMERYHYEYPEYGFIKHKGYPTKEHKEAVRRFGICPIHRRTFKGVKEE; encoded by the coding sequence ATGGGAAACAACCTGTGGGCATATGAATTGAGTGCCTTTGAAAAAGGCTATAGAAAAATAGCGGGCGTAGATGAGGCCGGCAGAGGACCTATTGCCGGCCCTGTTGTTTCCGCAGCAGTAATTCTTCCTCTTTCGCATGCTATTGAAGGCGTTACAGACTCAAAAAAATTAACTCCCAAGAAACGTAATTTTCTTTACAACATTATATATGAACGTGCTATTTCCATAGGAGTGGGGATAATTGACCCACCGGAAATTGAGCGTATAAATATTCTTAGAGCATCTCTTCTTTCTATGTCAATTGCGGTTCAAAACCTTAAGCCGAAATCCGATTTTCTTCTTATTGATGGGATATTTCAAATTCCCTATGCCCTTTCGCAGCAAGCTATTGCTCACGGTGATTCTTTGAGTTTATCAATTGCTGCGGCATCAATAGTTGCAAAAGTCACAAGAGACAGGCTTATGGAGAGGTATCATTATGAATATCCCGAATATGGCTTCATAAAACATAAAGGATATCCGACCAAAGAACACAAAGAAGCTGTTCGCAGATTCGGGATTTGTCCTATTCACAGGAGAACTTTTAAAGGGGTGAAAGAAGAATAG
- the rplS gene encoding 50S ribosomal protein L19, protein MDPLKQLALETMRLDFPTFKTGDTVKVHVKIKEGEKERIQVFEGVIIGRHRKTTNSTFTVRKVSYGVGVERIFQLNSPILDRIEVMSHGRVRQSKIYYLRKLRGKAARLKERRVN, encoded by the coding sequence ATGGACCCATTAAAACAGTTGGCACTTGAAACCATGCGGCTTGATTTTCCCACATTTAAAACGGGAGATACGGTAAAAGTCCATGTCAAAATAAAAGAAGGTGAAAAAGAGCGGATTCAGGTATTTGAAGGAGTTATTATCGGCAGACACAGAAAAACCACCAATTCAACTTTTACCGTAAGAAAAGTATCATACGGTGTTGGTGTAGAACGTATATTTCAGCTTAATTCACCTATTTTAGATAGAATTGAAGTTATGAGCCATGGCCGGGTAAGGCAGTCGAAAATTTATTACCTTCGTAAACTCAGAGGCAAAGCGGCCAGGTTAAAAGAACGGCGCGTAAATTAA
- a CDS encoding RNA methyltransferase, which yields MALVHYPVINKSGDIIASAITNLDLHDMARAAKTYGVKKFYVVTPLDDQKELAGQIISHWTSGAGSALNPKRREALELIYIKDSIKDVIEEISLKEKSCPKTVVTSAKDSKDYISFFELKNMLKDSSPHLIAFGTGWGLAEEIISNADYMLEPIKGNTDYNHLSVRSACSIILDRLICG from the coding sequence GTGGCTCTGGTACATTATCCGGTAATTAATAAATCAGGAGATATTATAGCATCTGCAATAACGAACCTTGATCTGCATGACATGGCAAGAGCGGCAAAAACATACGGGGTAAAAAAATTTTACGTTGTTACACCGCTTGATGATCAAAAAGAGCTTGCCGGGCAAATAATTTCTCATTGGACAAGTGGAGCAGGATCAGCGCTTAATCCCAAAAGGCGCGAGGCTCTTGAGTTGATATATATTAAAGACTCAATTAAAGATGTTATAGAAGAAATAAGTTTAAAAGAAAAGAGTTGTCCGAAAACAGTAGTAACAAGTGCAAAAGATAGTAAGGATTACATCAGCTTTTTTGAATTAAAAAATATGCTCAAAGATTCAAGTCCGCATCTTATAGCTTTTGGAACAGGTTGGGGGCTTGCTGAAGAAATAATTTCAAACGCTGATTATATGCTTGAACCGATAAAAGGAAATACTGATTACAACCACCTTTCAGTAAGATCGGCTTGCTCAATTATTTTAGACAGACTTATTTGTGGTTGA
- the trmD gene encoding tRNA (guanosine(37)-N1)-methyltransferase TrmD has protein sequence MKFTVLTIFPEMFNSFWSYGIIKKAIEENHIFASAINIRDFTKDKHKTTDDRPYGGGCGMVMKPEPLADAIRAAKENNPDSRTILLSPQGSIFNQQLAVELAESKGLNLICGRYEGVDERISSNFIDDEISIGDYVLMGGELGAMVIIEAVTRLIPGVLGSPDSASQDSFSGKLLDYCHYTRPRDFEGSKVPEVLLSGNHKDIDNWRLEASLIRTFLKRPDLIENKPLTKQENEILKKWCRDIENIIQTQSLRGSGTLSGN, from the coding sequence ATGAAATTTACAGTTCTTACAATATTTCCTGAAATGTTTAATTCTTTCTGGTCTTATGGAATAATTAAAAAAGCGATTGAAGAAAACCATATTTTTGCTTCTGCAATTAACATAAGAGATTTTACAAAAGATAAGCACAAGACAACTGATGACAGGCCTTATGGTGGTGGTTGCGGAATGGTTATGAAGCCTGAACCTCTGGCAGATGCCATTAGAGCGGCAAAAGAAAATAATCCTGATTCGAGGACAATTTTATTAAGCCCTCAGGGAAGTATTTTTAATCAGCAATTAGCAGTTGAATTAGCTGAATCAAAAGGACTTAACCTGATTTGTGGAAGATATGAGGGCGTAGACGAACGTATAAGCAGTAATTTTATTGATGATGAAATTTCCATAGGTGATTATGTATTGATGGGCGGGGAACTTGGAGCAATGGTAATTATTGAAGCAGTTACTCGTCTGATTCCCGGAGTACTTGGCAGCCCTGACTCAGCTTCGCAGGATTCATTCTCCGGCAAGTTGCTTGATTACTGCCATTATACAAGGCCAAGAGATTTTGAAGGATCGAAAGTGCCGGAAGTCTTGCTTTCCGGAAATCATAAGGATATTGATAACTGGAGACTTGAGGCTTCTTTAATACGCACTTTTTTAAAACGGCCGGATCTTATAGAAAATAAGCCGCTTACAAAACAGGAAAATGAAATACTGAAAAAATGGTGCCGCGATATTGAAAATATTATTCAAACCCAATCTTTACGTGGCTCTGGTACATTATCCGGTAATTAA
- the rimM gene encoding ribosome maturation factor RimM (Essential for efficient processing of 16S rRNA) produces the protein MSKKSLIAIGKILGAHGIYGAVKVYAYSESFSVFKTGNELYLKNDHDSTGSCYRIKGFTPHFRFALVFFEGVDSRDLAHSLKGFEIFIEKSKLPELEEKTYYWNDIIGLYVYASDGDYLGKIESIIQTGSNDVYVVNNEGKEALIPALESVVLNIDLDQKTMKVKLPEGL, from the coding sequence GTGAGTAAAAAGAGTTTAATTGCAATCGGAAAGATCTTGGGTGCCCATGGAATCTATGGTGCGGTGAAGGTCTATGCCTATTCAGAGTCATTTTCCGTTTTTAAAACCGGCAATGAGCTGTATCTAAAGAATGATCACGATTCAACCGGCTCTTGCTACAGAATAAAAGGGTTTACGCCTCATTTCCGTTTTGCGCTTGTTTTTTTTGAAGGGGTAGACTCAAGGGATTTGGCTCACAGTTTAAAGGGCTTTGAGATTTTTATCGAAAAGTCAAAGCTCCCCGAACTTGAAGAAAAAACTTATTACTGGAATGATATAATCGGGCTTTATGTATATGCATCGGATGGTGATTATCTTGGTAAGATTGAATCAATTATACAAACAGGCAGCAATGATGTATATGTTGTAAATAATGAAGGAAAAGAAGCTCTTATTCCGGCATTGGAATCTGTTGTTTTAAATATTGATCTTGACCAAAAAACCATGAAAGTTAAATTGCCCGAAGGCTTGTAG
- a CDS encoding KH domain-containing protein, with the protein MKDLIYLIAQALVDNPEQVTVGEVQGNQTSVLELKVAKEDLGKVIGKQGRTARAMRTILSAASAKVKKRTVLEIIE; encoded by the coding sequence ATGAAAGATCTGATCTATTTAATAGCGCAGGCCCTGGTTGATAATCCTGAACAAGTGACAGTTGGAGAGGTGCAGGGAAACCAAACCTCTGTTTTAGAACTCAAAGTTGCTAAAGAGGATCTGGGAAAGGTAATAGGGAAACAGGGCAGAACCGCCAGGGCAATGCGGACAATTTTAAGCGCGGCATCTGCAAAAGTAAAAAAGCGTACCGTGCTGGAAATTATTGAATAA
- the rpsP gene encoding 30S ribosomal protein S16, whose product MAVKIRLARHGAKKRPFYRIVVADSEHPRDGRYIEAVGTYDPIIDPAKISLKGERIKYWIGQGAKPTDTVKNILKKENI is encoded by the coding sequence ATGGCAGTTAAAATCAGATTGGCAAGGCATGGAGCAAAGAAAAGGCCCTTTTACAGAATTGTCGTTGCTGATTCCGAACACCCAAGAGATGGCAGGTATATAGAAGCGGTAGGCACTTATGATCCAATTATTGACCCTGCAAAGATTTCTCTCAAGGGAGAACGTATAAAATACTGGATCGGTCAGGGAGCAAAACCTACAGATACAGTCAAAAATATTTTGAAAAAAGAAAATATATAG
- the ffh gene encoding signal recognition particle protein has protein sequence MFESLSEKLENIFKQLKGHGKLTEKNIEEGLKEVRMALLEADVHYKVVKKLVADIKERSLGQEVMASLTPGHQVIKIVNDELTRLMGSSHQEIVLSGPVPASIMLVGLQGSGKTTTAGKLAIFLRQKGKKPFLVPADVYRPAAIDQLKKIADQIGAPVFDSTIDMDPVDICLKAKTAALRQGCDTLILDTAGRLHINEELMAELGRIKDTVKPSDILLIADAMTGQDAVNIAKSFDSSLDIGGVILTKMDGDARGGAALSIKAITNKPIKFIGVGEKLSALEPFFPDRMSSRILGMGDILTFIEKAQSVSDEKQAIELERKLRKSQFTLEDFRDQMAQIRKMGSISDLLGMIPGLGKNKQLKNLTVDETELVKIEAIINSMTPLERRQYTIINGNRRKRIAKGSGTSVQDINRLLKNYAQAMKIMKQINKGGMRGIKRGMLPF, from the coding sequence ATGTTTGAAAGTTTAAGTGAAAAACTAGAAAATATATTCAAGCAGCTTAAAGGGCACGGCAAATTAACTGAAAAGAATATTGAAGAAGGCTTAAAAGAAGTCAGAATGGCACTTCTTGAGGCTGATGTCCATTATAAGGTTGTTAAAAAACTTGTTGCTGATATAAAAGAGCGTTCTTTAGGCCAGGAAGTTATGGCAAGCCTGACGCCGGGGCATCAGGTTATTAAGATAGTAAATGATGAGCTTACCCGGCTTATGGGTTCTTCGCACCAGGAAATTGTTCTTTCCGGGCCTGTGCCTGCTTCCATAATGCTTGTAGGTCTCCAGGGTTCGGGGAAAACGACTACGGCCGGAAAACTTGCGATTTTTTTAAGGCAAAAAGGAAAGAAGCCTTTTCTTGTTCCTGCGGATGTTTATCGGCCTGCTGCTATTGATCAGTTGAAAAAGATTGCGGATCAAATTGGTGCGCCTGTTTTTGATTCAACTATTGATATGGATCCTGTTGATATATGCCTGAAAGCAAAAACAGCTGCTTTGAGACAAGGTTGCGATACGCTTATTCTTGATACGGCGGGACGTCTTCATATTAATGAAGAGCTTATGGCTGAGCTTGGCCGCATAAAGGATACGGTTAAACCATCTGATATACTGCTTATTGCTGATGCTATGACTGGACAGGATGCTGTTAATATCGCAAAATCCTTTGACAGCTCGCTTGATATCGGTGGTGTGATTCTTACCAAAATGGATGGTGACGCCAGGGGAGGTGCAGCATTATCCATAAAGGCAATAACAAACAAACCCATAAAATTTATAGGGGTTGGTGAGAAATTAAGCGCACTTGAACCATTTTTTCCGGACAGAATGTCTTCAAGAATACTTGGAATGGGAGATATTCTGACCTTTATTGAAAAGGCACAGTCCGTTTCCGATGAGAAACAAGCCATTGAGCTTGAAAGGAAATTAAGAAAAAGCCAGTTCACTTTAGAAGATTTTCGTGACCAGATGGCCCAAATTCGCAAAATGGGTTCAATATCCGATCTTCTTGGCATGATTCCAGGATTAGGTAAAAACAAACAGCTTAAAAACTTAACCGTCGATGAAACAGAGTTGGTTAAAATTGAAGCGATAATTAATTCCATGACTCCTTTAGAACGCAGACAATATACCATAATTAATGGAAATCGAAGAAAAAGGATTGCCAAAGGGAGCGGAACTAGCGTACAAGATATAAATAGACTTCTTAAAAATTATGCTCAGGCTATGAAAATAATGAAACAAATTAACAAAGGCGGTATGCGCGGTATCAAACGTGGCATGTTGCCGTTTTAG